Within the Pseudomonas guangdongensis genome, the region CCATCGGCCCGCAGCTGGGGTCCTTCATGATCGCCAGGGTGCGCTGGCGATCCCCGTAGCCACCGACCCAGGCATCGGCGCTGTCGGCCAGCCCGTCCAGGTGCAGCCCGCCGCTGGCCAGCAGCCACAGGGCCAGCAGTAGCGCCGCGGCCAGCGGCGCGAACACGCCCTGCAGCAGCGCGGCGGCGAGCAGCAGCACGAGACCGAGCAGCAGGCCGACCAGCGGATAGCAGAGCAGCGACCGGCCGAGCTGGCGGGGTTCGGGCATGCCGGGCAGGCGCACCGGCAGGCGGGTGAGAAACTGCAGGGCGATCAGCAGGGGCAGCACGGCGTTCACGCGGGACTCCAGGGCTCGAAGCAGGACAGCGGCGGGTTCATCCGCGGCGGCGCAGGCGGTAGACACGCTCTTCGAGACGCGACAGACCGCGCTCGATGAACCGCCAGTTGCCCTCCAGCGCGTCGCTGCAGAGCAGCAGCTCCAGCTCCCAGCCCTCGCCGTAGAGCGCACGCACCTCGGCATCGTCGACCGCGAAGGGCGGCCCGCTCATCTGCTCCTGCGGGTAGTCGAGGGTAACCAGCATGCCGACCGCGCCGGCCGGCAGCAGGCGCTGCAGCTGGGCGACGTAGCGGCGGCGCATCTCCGCTGGCAGGGCGATCAGCGCGGCGCGGTCGTAGAAGGCCGTGCAGCCGGCGGTCTGCGCCGGCTCGACGGCGAAGAAATCGCCCTGCAGCACGGCGATCCCCGCGTCCTCATGGCGTTGTAGCGCGCCGTCGGCGCGCACGGCGGGAGACAGCCCCTGCTCGGCGAAGAAGTCCGTCACCGCCTTCGCCGCCAACTCGATGCCCAGCACCCGCTGTCCCTGGGCGGCCAGCCAGGGCATGTCGAGGCTCTTGCCGCACAGCGGCACCAGCACCTCGCTGCCCGCCGGCACCGCCAGCTGCGCCCAGCAGGCCTGCAGGTGAGGATTGACTTCCTTGAGGTGGAAGCCGATTTCGTTGCGCGCCCAGCGCGCCTGCCAGAACTCCTCGTGCATCTGCGTCTCCCTGTCCGATAGCGGTATTCGATGCGATTGGTCGAAAACTTATGCTGGATTTCGATCATTCGGCTGCCGAAGATAGCAACATCGCTCCCCGGAGGCACTTGCCATGTTACCCAGCCTGTTCATTTCCCACGGCTCGCCGATGGTCGCCCTGCACAGCGGCGACACC harbors:
- a CDS encoding thiopurine S-methyltransferase, with amino-acid sequence MHEEFWQARWARNEIGFHLKEVNPHLQACWAQLAVPAGSEVLVPLCGKSLDMPWLAAQGQRVLGIELAAKAVTDFFAEQGLSPAVRADGALQRHEDAGIAVLQGDFFAVEPAQTAGCTAFYDRAALIALPAEMRRRYVAQLQRLLPAGAVGMLVTLDYPQEQMSGPPFAVDDAEVRALYGEGWELELLLCSDALEGNWRFIERGLSRLEERVYRLRRRG